From Bacteroidota bacterium, the proteins below share one genomic window:
- a CDS encoding DinB family protein, with translation MKRSESSGTIEALLQTIDESYNQHAWHGVNLRGSIRGLTAPQAAWRPSPARHNIWEIVVHCAYWKYVVRRKLLVEKKGTFPLKGSNWFKRPVDGAEKAWRTDIELLELTHELLREAVAGLTASDLKRHPSGSKWTTLQTVSGIVSHDVYHAGQIQLLKRLQKK, from the coding sequence ATGAAACGCAGCGAAAGCTCCGGCACCATCGAGGCTCTTCTCCAAACGATCGATGAATCGTACAACCAACACGCCTGGCATGGCGTGAATCTTCGCGGATCGATCAGGGGATTGACCGCTCCGCAGGCGGCATGGAGGCCGTCCCCCGCCAGGCACAACATTTGGGAAATTGTCGTTCATTGCGCTTACTGGAAATATGTTGTGCGGCGGAAATTGCTGGTGGAGAAAAAAGGAACGTTCCCCTTAAAAGGGAGCAATTGGTTCAAACGCCCCGTCGACGGCGCAGAAAAGGCATGGCGCACGGACATTGAGCTTCTTGAGCTCACTCATGAGCTTTTGCGTGAAGCGGTCGCCGGCCTCACAGCCTCCGACCTCAAACGACATCCCTCCGGAAGCAAATGGACAACCCTTCAAACGGTGTCCGGCATCGTTTCGCATGACGTGTACCACGCCGGCCAAATTCAATTGCTCAAGCGCCTTCAGAAAAAATAA
- a CDS encoding MGMT family protein, with protein sequence MPKEPGKYERIWRTIKQIPKGKVASYADVAELTGLPGQQRLVGYALHHLPHGSGVPWQRVINAQGKISFPPKTARHNRQKKLLEKEGVVFVKGKVDLEKFGVMHWLERMTA encoded by the coding sequence ATGCCGAAAGAGCCAGGCAAGTATGAACGGATTTGGAGGACGATAAAACAGATTCCGAAAGGAAAAGTCGCGTCATATGCCGACGTCGCAGAGCTGACGGGGCTTCCCGGCCAGCAGCGGCTTGTCGGCTACGCGCTCCATCATCTTCCGCACGGCTCCGGCGTTCCATGGCAGCGGGTCATCAACGCACAGGGAAAAATTTCTTTCCCTCCTAAAACCGCACGACACAACAGGCAAAAAAAGCTGCTCGAAAAAGAGGGGGTGGTCTTTGTAAAGGGGAAAGTCGATCTTGAAAAATTCGGCGTCATGCACTGGCTTGAAAGGATGACAGCATGA
- a CDS encoding FKBP-type peptidyl-prolyl cis-trans isomerase, whose protein sequence is MKYTLVLAAIVLSFVFSSCQNAQQHRTELKTLQDSVSYGMGVDFERNFLKPRMMELNPDAFAQALKDMNGDGKSILTDEQFRSAMMDFQTEMMATHAEKMKAAGEKNKKEGEAFLAENKKKEGVITLPSGLQYKVITMGNGEKPKSQDQVSVNYRGTLVDGTEFDNSAKTGKPGVFPVHGIIKGLSEALQLMPVGSKWEVYVPSDLAYGPDGRGIQILPNAVLIFDLELLGIEKATAAGHSH, encoded by the coding sequence ATGAAGTATACTTTAGTTCTCGCAGCCATCGTCCTCAGCTTCGTTTTCTCCTCATGTCAGAATGCCCAACAACACAGAACAGAATTAAAGACCCTGCAGGACAGTGTAAGCTACGGCATGGGAGTTGATTTTGAGAGGAATTTTTTGAAACCAAGGATGATGGAGCTGAACCCGGACGCGTTCGCCCAGGCGCTCAAAGACATGAACGGCGACGGCAAGTCGATCCTGACCGACGAACAATTCCGGTCGGCAATGATGGATTTTCAAACGGAAATGATGGCAACGCACGCCGAGAAAATGAAAGCGGCCGGAGAGAAAAATAAAAAGGAAGGGGAAGCTTTTCTTGCGGAAAATAAAAAGAAAGAAGGAGTGATAACGCTTCCAAGCGGCCTCCAATATAAAGTCATCACGATGGGAAACGGTGAGAAGCCGAAGTCGCAGGATCAGGTATCGGTCAACTACCGCGGGACGCTGGTCGACGGAACGGAGTTCGACAACTCGGCCAAGACTGGCAAGCCTGGGGTTTTTCCCGTGCACGGGATCATTAAAGGATTATCGGAGGCTTTGCAATTGATGCCGGTTGGGTCGAAATGGGAGGTCTATGTTCCGTCGGACCTGGCTTACGGACCGGATGGGCGCGGAATCCAGATCCTGCCGAACGCCGTGCTGATCTTTGATCTCGAGCTTCTGGGAATAGAAAAAGCTACCGCCGCGGGGCATTCACATTGA
- a CDS encoding heparan-alpha-glucosaminide N-acetyltransferase domain-containing protein, giving the protein MRESSSTMNRTPMVDSPATVIPPAKPRLDSIDFLRGLVMVVMALDHTRDFFSYYRFDPLDLSKTSLLLFLTRWITHYCAPVFVFLAGTGAFLSGSRGKTKPELSKFLLTRGLWLIVLEFTVIRFGWLFNVDYMLSFGQVIWVIGVSMIVLSGLIYLPTTAVAIFGVAMIALHNLLDPVTPAQMGIFGWPWQIIHSGGFFFYRPNYVYIALYPLIPWVGVMAAGYGFGTMMLKEEHLRKKILLRLGLGMILAFIVIRATNLYGDPVPWSAQRNFVFTVLSFIKCEKYPPSLLYLLMTLGPAIALLPVLEKMKGRLADFFVIFGRVPMFYYVLHIYLIHCLAIVVAAFTVHDVGFLFSNQPPGSWENSYGFGLGFVYLIWAAVVVTLYPACRWFAAVKKRRKDPWLSYL; this is encoded by the coding sequence ATGAGGGAAAGCTCATCGACGATGAACCGCACGCCCATGGTTGATTCCCCGGCAACGGTGATCCCGCCGGCCAAACCGCGGCTCGATTCTATCGATTTTCTCCGCGGCCTTGTGATGGTGGTGATGGCGCTCGACCACACCCGCGATTTCTTTTCTTACTACCGGTTCGACCCCCTCGATCTTTCAAAAACTTCTTTATTGCTTTTCCTGACCCGATGGATCACTCACTACTGCGCGCCGGTCTTTGTTTTTCTTGCGGGAACGGGAGCGTTCCTCTCCGGGTCGCGCGGCAAAACAAAGCCGGAACTCTCGAAATTTTTGCTCACACGGGGACTGTGGCTGATCGTCCTCGAATTTACGGTGATCCGTTTCGGCTGGCTTTTTAACGTCGATTATATGCTCTCCTTCGGCCAGGTGATCTGGGTGATCGGTGTTTCGATGATCGTCCTGTCCGGGTTGATCTACCTCCCGACGACGGCGGTCGCTATCTTCGGCGTGGCGATGATCGCGCTCCATAATTTGCTCGACCCGGTCACGCCCGCGCAGATGGGGATCTTCGGCTGGCCGTGGCAGATCATCCACAGCGGCGGGTTTTTCTTCTACCGGCCGAATTACGTCTATATCGCGCTGTATCCCCTCATCCCATGGGTCGGCGTGATGGCGGCGGGATACGGTTTCGGGACGATGATGTTGAAAGAGGAACATCTTCGAAAGAAAATACTCCTGCGTCTCGGGCTTGGAATGATCCTCGCGTTCATCGTCATCCGCGCGACGAATCTTTACGGCGACCCGGTTCCCTGGTCCGCACAGAGGAATTTTGTCTTCACGGTCCTATCGTTCATCAAATGTGAAAAATATCCGCCGTCGCTCCTTTATCTCCTCATGACCCTCGGTCCGGCGATCGCGCTTCTTCCGGTGCTGGAAAAAATGAAAGGACGGCTTGCCGATTTCTTCGTGATCTTCGGCCGCGTTCCGATGTTCTATTATGTCCTTCATATTTATCTCATCCATTGTTTGGCGATCGTTGTCGCCGCGTTCACTGTTCACGATGTCGGCTTTCTTTTTTCAAACCAGCCCCCCGGTTCATGGGAGAACTCCTACGGGTTCGGCCTCGGATTCGTTTACCTCATCTGGGCCGCTGTCGTTGTGACCCTCTATCCTGCATGCCGCTGGTTCGCCGCGGTCAAGAAGCGGAGAAAAGATCCCTGGCTTAGCTATCTCTAG